From a region of the Equus przewalskii isolate Varuska chromosome 2, EquPr2, whole genome shotgun sequence genome:
- the CDCA8 gene encoding borealin produces the protein MAPARKGSSRVAKTNSLRSRKLASFLKDFDREVQIRSKQIQSDRQNLLKEMDNLYNIEILRLPKALREMNWLDYFALGGNKQALEEAATADLDITEINKLTAEAIQTPLKSAKTRRVLQVDEMIVEEEEEENKNKSLQSARVKRCPPSKKRTQSMQGKGKSQRSSHYNTVTPAVGRLELSMVKPTPGMTPRFDSRVFKTPGLRTPAARERIYNISVNGSPLADSKEVFLTVPVGGGESMRLLASDLQKVDIAQLDPEALGNIKKLSSRLAQICSSIRTHK, from the exons ATGGCTCCGGCTAGGAAGGGCAGCAGTCGGGTGGCCAAGACCAACTCGCTCCGGAGCCGGAAGCTCGCCTCCTTTCTTAAGGACTTCGACCGCGAAG TGCAAATACGATCCAAGCAAATTCAGTCAGACAGGCAGAACCTCCTGAAGGAGATGGATAACCTGTACAACATCGAGATCCTGAGGCTCCCCAAGGCGCTGCGCGAGATGAACTGGCTCGACTACTTCG CCCTTGGAGGAAACAAGCAGGCCCTGGAAGAGGCAGCAACA GCTGAcctggatatcacagaaataaacaaactaacaGCAGAAGCTATTCAGACACCCCTGAAATCTGCCAAAA CACGAAGGGTACTCCAAGTGGATGAAATGATagtggaagaagaagaagaagaaaataaaaataagagtctTCAAAGTGCGAGA GTGAAAAGGTGTCCTCCATCCAAGAAGAGAACCCAGTCCATGCAAGGAAAAGGCAAAAGCCAAAG GTCCAGCCATTATAACACTGTTACCCCAGCTGTGGGCCGACTGGAGCTGTCTATGGTGAAACCAACTCCAGGCATGACACCCAGGTTTGACTCCAG GGTCTTCAAGACCCCAGGCCTGCGTACTCCAGCAGCCAGAGAGCGGATTTACAATATCTCGGTGAATGGCAGCCCTCTGGCCGACAGCAAGGAGGTCTTCCTCACTGTGCCAGTGGGAGGCGGAGAG AGCATGCGATTGTTGGCCAGTGACTTACAGAAGGTTGATATCGCACAACTAGACCCAGAGGCCTTGGGAAACATTAAGAAGCTCTCC agCCGTCTTGCCCAAATCTGCAGCAGCATACGGACTCACAAGTGA
- the AIRIM gene encoding AFG2-interacting ribosome maturation factor isoform X1 — protein sequence MTQDQPLLAVQEALRQCFPVVEEQQGLWQSTLRDCQPLLASLGNLAEQLQAAQSLRFEDVPALRAFPDLKERLRRKQLAAGDTVLDKLGERLAALLKVRDTVSSHVERVLQIYEQHADTISTDAVLQASAVSPSVADMLEWLQDIERHYRNSKVPEEKVPPVFDPVGGLGQHPSFAQGLGPNFGRGTPRPCTECPVECLLLPGRVRKLCVHLQTKGMQLKTDIAALCYF from the exons ATGACTCAAGATCAGCCTTTGCTTGCTGTGCAGGAGGCCCTGAGGCAGTGCTTTCCCGTGGTGGAGGAGCAGCAGGGCCTGTGGCAGAGCACCCTGCGGGActgccagcccctcctggcctccctgggcAACCTGGCAGAGCAGCTGCAGGCGGCACAGAGCCTGCGATTTGAGGACGTGCCGGCACTTCGGGCCTTCCCAGACTTAAAGGAGCGGCTAAGGCGCAAGCAGCTAGCGGCTGGTGACACTGTCCTGGACAAGCTAGGGGAGCGGCT AGCTGCTCTCCTCAAGGTGCGGGACACAGTCAGCAGCCACGTGGAACGGGTGCTTCAGATCTATGAGCAGCACGCAGACACGATCAGCACTGATGCTGTCCTGCAGGCTTCAGCTGTGAGCCCCTCTGTGGCTGATATGTTGGAGTGGTTGCAAGATATTGAGAGACATTATCGAAATTC GAAGGTACCTGAAGAGAAAGTACCTCCTGTCTTCGATCCAGTGGGAGGACTTGGTCAACATCCAAGCTTTGCCCAAGGCCTGGGACCAAATTTCGGAAGAGGAACACCAAGACCTTGTACAGA ATGTCCTGTTGAATGTCTCCTTCTTCCTGGAAGAGTAAGGAAGCTGTGTGTTCATCTGCAGACGAAGGGGATGCAGCTGAAGACCGACATTGCTGCACTCTGCTATTTCTAA
- the AIRIM gene encoding AFG2-interacting ribosome maturation factor isoform X2, which yields MTQDQPLLAVQEALRQCFPVVEEQQGLWQSTLRDCQPLLASLGNLAEQLQAAQSLRFEDVPALRAFPDLKERLRRKQLAAGDTVLDKLGERLAALLKVRDTVSSHVERVLQIYEQHADTISTDAVLQASAVSPSVADMLEWLQDIERHYRNSYLKRKYLLSSIQWEDLVNIQALPKAWDQISEEEHQDLVQNVLLNVSFFLEE from the exons ATGACTCAAGATCAGCCTTTGCTTGCTGTGCAGGAGGCCCTGAGGCAGTGCTTTCCCGTGGTGGAGGAGCAGCAGGGCCTGTGGCAGAGCACCCTGCGGGActgccagcccctcctggcctccctgggcAACCTGGCAGAGCAGCTGCAGGCGGCACAGAGCCTGCGATTTGAGGACGTGCCGGCACTTCGGGCCTTCCCAGACTTAAAGGAGCGGCTAAGGCGCAAGCAGCTAGCGGCTGGTGACACTGTCCTGGACAAGCTAGGGGAGCGGCT AGCTGCTCTCCTCAAGGTGCGGGACACAGTCAGCAGCCACGTGGAACGGGTGCTTCAGATCTATGAGCAGCACGCAGACACGATCAGCACTGATGCTGTCCTGCAGGCTTCAGCTGTGAGCCCCTCTGTGGCTGATATGTTGGAGTGGTTGCAAGATATTGAGAGACATTATCGAAATTC GTACCTGAAGAGAAAGTACCTCCTGTCTTCGATCCAGTGGGAGGACTTGGTCAACATCCAAGCTTTGCCCAAGGCCTGGGACCAAATTTCGGAAGAGGAACACCAAGACCTTGTACAGA ATGTCCTGTTGAATGTCTCCTTCTTCCTGGAAGAGTAA